Proteins encoded by one window of Tunturibacter psychrotolerans:
- a CDS encoding TrbI/VirB10 family protein has product MHTTKRGEPLPINQALNRPRAKLGLDLSAWMAITFVTVTVFLVGFRMIAVFSFPMMAGGAWLIVRKHPKMFQLWGLIYGDSPNAPTQTSNASQVQAEAKQRALAREKQQQDAINSDTVAIDFAHAGGASSASSQAPTVVLGQREEAPVKMTGETATPSDAGSGEIRRSPSQTASDQPAKADVKTNPLAGYDFDAYQGRLYRVFEGTVFEGVVTNHIDGGLTGPILIMLTTDYYSHDHQQLLMPQGTRLIGTVQSVGSAQQRKMFVTFHRAVCPDGFSLDFDKYIGLDPLGTTGLATKVDHGYLQAFAAAAALGGLGGLAQIGNDGSILSPSTQIRNGISGQMAEEGEQVLNHFLNRLPIITLKEGSRARVYVGRDILIPSYAEHRVDSTL; this is encoded by the coding sequence ATGCACACGACCAAGCGGGGAGAACCGTTACCAATCAACCAAGCGCTGAATCGACCGAGGGCCAAACTTGGCCTGGATCTCTCGGCATGGATGGCGATCACATTCGTCACGGTAACGGTTTTCCTCGTTGGGTTCCGAATGATTGCCGTATTCAGTTTCCCAATGATGGCGGGCGGCGCGTGGCTTATCGTCCGCAAACACCCAAAGATGTTCCAACTGTGGGGCCTGATCTACGGCGATAGCCCCAATGCTCCGACTCAGACGTCAAACGCGTCTCAAGTCCAGGCCGAGGCCAAACAAAGGGCGCTTGCTCGCGAGAAGCAGCAACAGGACGCTATCAATAGCGATACGGTCGCCATCGACTTTGCGCACGCAGGAGGAGCGTCTTCAGCCTCCAGCCAGGCACCTACTGTTGTGCTTGGGCAACGAGAAGAAGCTCCCGTCAAGATGACAGGAGAGACGGCCACTCCGTCTGACGCCGGTAGTGGCGAAATAAGGCGGAGTCCTTCGCAGACCGCTTCTGACCAGCCTGCCAAGGCCGACGTCAAGACCAATCCGTTGGCCGGATATGACTTCGACGCTTATCAGGGGCGCTTATACCGAGTCTTCGAAGGAACTGTTTTCGAGGGTGTCGTCACGAATCACATCGACGGTGGACTGACTGGACCGATCTTGATCATGCTGACGACCGATTATTACTCCCACGACCATCAGCAGCTTCTTATGCCTCAGGGCACCAGGTTGATAGGCACCGTTCAGAGTGTCGGAAGCGCCCAGCAGCGAAAGATGTTCGTCACCTTCCATCGCGCCGTCTGCCCAGATGGATTCTCGTTGGATTTCGATAAATACATCGGCCTCGATCCGCTTGGAACAACGGGCTTAGCCACTAAGGTCGACCACGGCTACCTACAGGCATTTGCCGCTGCTGCCGCGCTCGGCGGATTGGGCGGACTCGCACAAATCGGGAACGACGGCAGTATCCTCTCGCCCTCCACCCAGATTCGCAATGGGATCTCCGGGCAAATGGCCGAAGAGGGGGAGCAGGTCCTCAATCACTTCCTGAATCGCCTACCCATCATCACTCTCAAAGAGGGTTCCCGTGCCCGCGTGTATGTGGGGAGAGACATCTTGATTCCGTCTTACGCGGAACACCGCGTCGACTCAACCCTGTAG
- a CDS encoding single-stranded DNA-binding protein, translated as MYQNKVTLIGFLGNDAEVRSNDNRSLTTLSLATKSSYKKDGKYIEHTEWHRCVAFGKLGEFASTLKKGAHIQVEGELRSRKYDSKKTNSEQTVWEIRVNSILKLDRAAKSTAEEQEEDDTPQEDAAA; from the coding sequence ATGTACCAGAACAAAGTTACCCTCATCGGCTTCCTCGGCAACGACGCAGAGGTTCGCTCCAACGATAACCGCAGCCTGACCACCCTCTCGCTGGCAACCAAGAGCTCTTACAAAAAGGACGGCAAGTACATCGAACATACCGAGTGGCACCGTTGCGTCGCTTTCGGCAAGCTCGGAGAGTTCGCCAGCACGCTCAAGAAAGGCGCTCATATACAGGTCGAGGGCGAGCTGCGCAGCCGGAAGTATGACAGCAAGAAGACGAATTCAGAGCAGACCGTTTGGGAGATTCGGGTCAACTCGATTCTCAAGCTGGATCGCGCCGCCAAATCGACGGCTGAGGAGCAGGAAGAAGACGATACTCCGCAGGAGGACGCGGCCGCATAG
- a CDS encoding helix-turn-helix domain-containing protein, with protein sequence MPPTSIKSRFGSRIRSLRDDRGFSQEELAERAGLHRNYVGGVERGERNIALENIVKLAKALSIPTRDLFTDFP encoded by the coding sequence GTGCCTCCTACTTCCATTAAGTCTCGTTTCGGCTCAAGAATACGGAGCCTCCGCGATGACCGTGGATTTTCTCAAGAAGAACTGGCGGAGCGCGCCGGGCTACATCGCAATTATGTCGGCGGAGTAGAACGGGGAGAACGCAACATCGCCCTCGAAAACATCGTCAAGTTGGCGAAGGCGCTCTCAATTCCCACGCGGGATCTATTCACTGACTTTCCTTGA
- a CDS encoding CpaF family protein: MSYHLILPFFPEELRELLLDPSISDLMINGTTGVFADRNGVVQHIPLASPYSNDRLQAAIERVARILGQDLSSQNPILNTRLPDGSRVAVVGAPSSINGPTLTIRKFNRWYTSDELIASGSLPSHVRNEVVSLMNAKKNGIISGGTGSGKTTLMKALLDHVPRHERLVVIEQPAELKVSHPNAVRWEAVEAIPGQVAITSSQLLAAALRHRPDRIIMGEIRDECGYDLLQAMNTGHGGTLSTIHAKSAWDALNRLSDLALSARANLNHAFVRSETAEAIDFVLYCERDHTGRRRVRELVKVNGYTHADQSFQTEDIYRASAA, from the coding sequence ATGAGTTATCACCTGATTTTGCCGTTTTTCCCCGAGGAGTTGCGCGAGCTGTTGCTTGACCCGTCTATTTCGGACCTGATGATCAACGGCACCACCGGCGTCTTCGCGGACCGGAACGGCGTGGTCCAGCATATTCCTCTTGCTTCGCCCTATTCCAACGATCGGCTGCAGGCGGCAATCGAGCGTGTGGCCCGCATCCTGGGGCAAGATCTTTCGTCCCAGAATCCGATCCTTAACACGCGCTTGCCGGACGGCTCCCGCGTTGCCGTGGTTGGTGCCCCATCATCCATCAACGGCCCGACCCTTACCATCCGCAAATTCAACCGCTGGTATACCTCGGATGAGCTAATCGCATCGGGCAGCCTACCGTCGCACGTCAGAAACGAAGTAGTAAGCCTAATGAACGCCAAAAAGAACGGCATCATCAGCGGCGGAACCGGCTCAGGGAAAACTACCTTAATGAAGGCGCTCCTCGACCACGTACCCAGGCACGAGCGTCTCGTCGTAATCGAGCAACCCGCGGAGTTGAAGGTGTCTCATCCAAATGCAGTTCGCTGGGAGGCTGTAGAGGCGATTCCGGGGCAGGTAGCCATTACTTCAAGCCAACTTCTGGCCGCCGCTCTCCGCCATCGTCCCGACCGAATCATCATGGGCGAAATCCGCGATGAGTGCGGCTACGACCTGTTGCAAGCTATGAATACTGGCCACGGCGGAACACTTTCGACCATCCACGCAAAGTCTGCGTGGGATGCCCTTAATCGCCTATCTGATTTGGCCCTGAGTGCGAGGGCAAATCTGAACCATGCGTTTGTGCGTTCTGAGACCGCAGAAGCGATTGACTTCGTCCTTTATTGCGAACGCGACCATACCGGCCGCCGTCGAGTTCGCGAGTTGGTGAAAGTGAACGGTTACACCCATGCGGACCAATCCTTTCAGACGGAGGACATTTATCGTGCTTCCGCCGCCTGA
- a CDS encoding PadR family transcriptional regulator, whose product MKEKPDVLQGTLTLMVLKTLDVLGAQHGWGIARRIEQISEDLLAVNQGTLYPLLLKLEHEGSIASEWGVSENNRRARFYRLTAAGRKQLQAEARDWEQTAAIIARFFNVKAEDLT is encoded by the coding sequence ATGAAGGAAAAGCCGGATGTATTGCAGGGAACCCTCACGCTGATGGTGCTCAAGACGCTGGATGTCCTGGGGGCGCAACACGGTTGGGGAATCGCGCGGCGCATCGAGCAGATCAGCGAAGACCTTCTGGCTGTCAACCAGGGCACGCTGTATCCCTTGCTGCTCAAACTCGAGCATGAAGGCTCAATCGCCTCCGAGTGGGGCGTATCGGAAAACAACCGCCGTGCGCGCTTCTATCGGCTTACTGCGGCCGGCCGGAAGCAACTCCAGGCGGAGGCCCGCGATTGGGAGCAGACTGCGGCCATCATCGCGCGCTTCTTCAACGTCAAGGCGGAGGATCTAACGTGA
- a CDS encoding recombinase family protein — MSNLLLTMLGAVAQFERELIKKRQREVIALAKAKGNVYQRRMPSLTKEKMALLRSRVKAGEGKTTLAKEFGISRASVDNYIAGEKC, encoded by the coding sequence ATGTCAAACTTGCTGCTCACGATGCTGGGGGCTGTCGCGCAATTCGAACGCGAGCTCATCAAAAAGCGGCAGCGAGAGGTCATCGCGTTAGCCAAGGCGAAAGGAAATGTGTATCAGCGAAGAATGCCGAGTCTTACAAAAGAGAAGATGGCATTACTGCGATCACGAGTCAAAGCAGGGGAAGGGAAGACGACACTCGCAAAGGAGTTTGGCATATCGAGAGCAAGCGTCGACAACTACATTGCGGGAGAAAAGTGCTGA
- a CDS encoding type IV secretion system protein gives MASITLLAQALPSASSGVNWLYQFTNNLTNLTTQNGGALTQLGLTELSAISLFVLISMVINWNTTGMTLRFHTQPVRVGDMTNFLLRLIVCCLLENYWVNPFPGASFGINHFFSYIAQSMVAVFDQNSLDNLLQLVKTAGDNTAMPSITAPTQILCYILVQILLGLASAILFVINCSSFILYGVTALFGPIFVPLLMTKTFQSKFFHFLDVLIGFAMIRAVAGAFIFVWAGFMNAFIQQTFNGNYSMEMWLANLIPCVMVFIAFIINMLFIPSMTQAIFGGAAGLVSAAPGVAGSIGGMALMKKAGGA, from the coding sequence ATGGCATCGATAACTTTGTTAGCCCAAGCTCTACCAAGCGCGAGTTCCGGCGTGAACTGGCTTTACCAGTTCACGAATAACCTCACCAATCTGACGACGCAAAACGGCGGAGCGCTGACCCAGCTTGGACTCACGGAACTAAGCGCCATCTCGCTCTTTGTGCTCATCAGTATGGTCATCAACTGGAATACCACCGGCATGACCCTTCGTTTCCACACACAGCCGGTACGCGTTGGCGATATGACCAACTTCCTCTTGCGGCTGATTGTCTGCTGCCTGCTCGAAAACTATTGGGTCAATCCGTTTCCGGGAGCCAGCTTCGGCATCAATCACTTCTTTTCCTACATCGCTCAGTCAATGGTGGCCGTCTTCGATCAGAATTCTCTCGACAATCTGCTTCAACTGGTTAAAACGGCTGGAGACAACACGGCGATGCCGTCGATCACGGCACCCACTCAGATCCTTTGCTATATCCTTGTGCAGATTCTTCTCGGTCTGGCTTCCGCAATCCTTTTTGTCATCAATTGCAGCTCATTCATCCTATACGGCGTAACCGCGCTCTTCGGGCCGATCTTTGTACCTTTGCTTATGACGAAGACCTTCCAATCGAAGTTCTTTCACTTCCTAGACGTCCTAATAGGTTTCGCCATGATCAGGGCTGTTGCCGGCGCCTTCATCTTCGTGTGGGCCGGCTTTATGAACGCCTTCATTCAACAGACGTTCAATGGCAACTATTCGATGGAGATGTGGCTTGCAAATCTTATCCCTTGCGTGATGGTTTTCATCGCGTTCATCATTAATATGCTCTTCATTCCGAGTATGACGCAGGCCATATTCGGTGGAGCGGCTGGACTAGTTTCGGCTGCCCCCGGAGTGGCTGGAAGCATCGGCGGCATGGCCCTCATGAAGAAGGCTGGAGGTGCATAG
- a CDS encoding ABC transporter permease — protein sequence MKILRRFFIRLSNLATERGTDQRLQEEIAEHLVLQTEENMRGGMTPSEARRQATLKFGPAQAIRERHHAEQSIPFIENLLFDLRYAVRMLLRSPGFSFIAIATIALGIGATTAIYSVIDATLLHPLPYPNPAELVRVMDDLPGVGAQDVGISVPEWRDLESAGIFQSVSVSGTGADVNLTGSAQPERLSYKHATPNYFTVLGVDAQLGRTFDPHDATPGFNLEAVISDGLWRREFGADPHIVGKALRLDNDVYHVVGVMPRGFRDLGSTSEERNTEVWLGAGMAGLPFPPPRRGLRLQSRAVARLKPGLSIAAAQEHLDALVESLKKQYPEEYPSQAAWTVRLTPLSESVVGSVRQSLILLFGAVGLVLLISCVNVANLLLARASVRGREIAVRHALGAQRTRLIRQLLTESLLLFLLGGIAGCAILFFTRKFLLQLVPESLPHMNDISINWGVLAFALAVSVAAGTIFGLAPAWLMSSVDLIGTLRQEGRGSVGSHGRTRARQILVISELALSLVLMVAAGLLLRSFWDLFKVQPGFNPDRVVAIQTWLPGPNDPSQDIYRTATQESVLLREVLRRSRILPGVEEAAIGDVDALPLGHSNPGTLPLIREGIETMDNQAPVIHSPIVSPEYFHLLGMPLLRGRLFSDQDLEDTPQVAVINQAAARTYWPNQDPLGKRVRLHLDARELLNSAKPAWTTIVGVIADARTESLADVATPQIYRSVYQHPAKSLAIFLRGQLDPSTILEQERSQVQAVDPELPVFRAEALGDVLSTSLSVRRFSMEMVAFFAATALLLAGLGIYGTISYVVNERRREIAVRLALGAQRGNILKMVLRRGLGLAAAGAGLGVAGALIVSHLMTGLLYGVSPTDLPTFAGVTLVLTTVALAASYIPALRAMRLDPITTLHSE from the coding sequence GTGAAAATCCTGCGACGCTTTTTCATACGCTTATCCAACCTCGCCACAGAACGCGGTACCGACCAGCGCCTGCAGGAAGAGATCGCCGAACATCTCGTCTTACAGACAGAAGAGAACATGCGCGGCGGAATGACGCCGTCTGAGGCGCGGAGGCAAGCGACACTCAAGTTCGGGCCGGCTCAAGCCATCCGGGAACGCCACCACGCCGAGCAAAGCATTCCCTTCATCGAGAATCTGCTCTTCGACCTGCGGTATGCGGTTCGCATGCTTTTGAGATCTCCAGGATTCTCTTTCATTGCCATCGCCACGATCGCGCTGGGCATTGGAGCTACCACTGCGATCTATAGCGTGATCGACGCCACGCTGCTGCACCCTTTGCCGTACCCAAACCCTGCCGAGTTGGTGCGCGTTATGGACGACCTTCCCGGCGTAGGCGCGCAGGATGTCGGCATCTCCGTCCCTGAGTGGAGAGACCTCGAGAGTGCCGGGATATTCCAGTCCGTGTCGGTTTCCGGCACCGGCGCAGACGTGAACCTGACCGGCAGTGCACAGCCCGAACGTCTCAGCTATAAGCACGCTACGCCGAATTACTTCACGGTCCTCGGTGTAGACGCGCAGTTGGGTCGAACATTCGATCCGCACGATGCGACTCCCGGCTTCAACCTGGAGGCCGTGATCAGCGATGGGCTCTGGAGGAGGGAATTCGGAGCCGACCCGCACATTGTCGGCAAAGCGCTGCGCCTGGACAACGACGTTTATCACGTCGTGGGCGTCATGCCGCGCGGCTTTCGCGATTTGGGCTCAACCAGCGAGGAGCGGAATACGGAAGTATGGCTGGGAGCCGGCATGGCCGGTCTGCCGTTTCCGCCCCCACGGCGTGGTTTACGTCTGCAGAGTCGAGCGGTCGCGCGCCTGAAGCCCGGTCTCTCGATTGCGGCCGCACAGGAGCACCTCGATGCGCTGGTTGAATCGCTGAAAAAGCAATATCCGGAGGAATATCCGTCACAGGCTGCGTGGACCGTGCGCCTGACTCCGCTGAGCGAAAGCGTGGTCGGCAGCGTTCGACAATCTCTCATTCTGCTGTTCGGGGCCGTAGGATTGGTCCTCCTGATCAGTTGCGTCAACGTCGCCAATCTCTTGCTCGCCAGGGCCAGCGTGCGAGGCCGCGAGATCGCGGTTCGCCACGCTCTGGGAGCGCAAAGAACGCGCCTCATCCGTCAACTTCTGACCGAGAGTCTGCTGCTCTTCCTGCTTGGCGGGATCGCCGGTTGTGCGATTCTCTTCTTCACGAGGAAATTCCTGCTGCAGTTGGTTCCGGAGAGCCTCCCGCACATGAATGACATATCGATCAACTGGGGCGTTCTGGCGTTCGCTCTCGCAGTCTCCGTCGCGGCAGGAACCATCTTCGGGCTTGCTCCCGCCTGGCTTATGAGCAGTGTCGATTTGATCGGTACCCTCAGGCAGGAAGGCCGCGGCTCCGTAGGTTCACATGGACGCACACGCGCCCGCCAGATTCTGGTCATCAGTGAATTGGCGCTCTCGCTGGTGCTCATGGTCGCCGCGGGTCTTCTACTGCGCAGCTTTTGGGACTTGTTTAAGGTGCAGCCCGGTTTCAATCCTGACCGCGTTGTGGCCATTCAAACCTGGCTTCCGGGGCCTAACGATCCCAGTCAGGATATCTACCGAACCGCGACTCAGGAATCGGTCTTGCTGCGCGAGGTTCTTCGCCGCAGCCGAATCCTGCCGGGCGTAGAAGAGGCGGCCATCGGCGACGTGGATGCTCTTCCCCTGGGCCACAGCAATCCAGGCACGCTGCCATTGATCCGCGAAGGCATCGAGACGATGGACAATCAGGCTCCTGTGATCCATAGTCCCATCGTTTCGCCCGAATACTTCCACCTGTTAGGCATGCCGCTGTTGCGCGGACGCCTTTTCAGCGACCAAGACCTTGAGGACACGCCCCAGGTTGCGGTCATCAATCAGGCCGCGGCTCGCACCTACTGGCCAAACCAGGACCCGCTTGGCAAACGCGTCCGCTTGCACTTGGATGCCCGAGAGCTGTTGAACTCTGCCAAGCCAGCCTGGACCACGATCGTCGGCGTGATTGCGGATGCCCGCACGGAATCGTTGGCGGACGTGGCAACTCCGCAGATCTACCGCAGCGTATACCAGCACCCAGCCAAAAGCCTGGCCATCTTTCTTCGCGGACAACTCGATCCCAGCACCATCCTCGAACAGGAGCGAAGCCAGGTCCAAGCTGTCGATCCGGAACTTCCGGTCTTCCGTGCGGAGGCGCTGGGTGACGTGCTCTCCACCTCGCTCTCCGTTAGGCGATTCTCGATGGAAATGGTTGCGTTTTTTGCAGCGACTGCCTTGCTGTTAGCCGGGCTTGGAATCTACGGGACTATTTCCTATGTTGTGAATGAACGAAGACGTGAGATCGCCGTTCGTCTCGCGCTGGGAGCTCAAAGAGGCAATATCCTCAAGATGGTCCTGCGCCGTGGA
- a CDS encoding type IV secretion system protein, with product MSAHTARIETTLTREHALLADKIGNEVYASHYAERKAYRFALGCGAVALLASIGMNVSLAHRPMANRYIRIDEMGRAQAIAYSDLNYSPREGEVRTYLTDWANYRYTISRDTVAKKYPLNYYFLSQTLASQLMTDDNANHFVSQVVGGQIEQSDVEVKNVTITSMSEETVQGARIARGNALITLDKLYSPHNSREPRTEHWAMTVTYYLNPKQVSDQAKIFPQFETINPLGLTVTEFHENRLSVDLIAPGTTGPLQSFPSQVPAGGSR from the coding sequence ATGTCAGCACACACAGCACGCATTGAAACCACCCTTACTCGGGAGCACGCGCTCCTCGCCGACAAGATCGGCAATGAGGTGTATGCCTCGCACTATGCTGAGCGGAAAGCCTATCGATTTGCACTTGGATGTGGGGCCGTTGCGCTCCTGGCCTCCATCGGGATGAATGTCTCGCTGGCTCACCGGCCGATGGCGAATCGGTACATCCGGATAGACGAGATGGGACGCGCTCAGGCCATCGCTTACAGCGACCTGAATTACAGCCCGCGCGAGGGTGAGGTTCGCACTTATCTGACCGATTGGGCCAACTACCGGTACACGATAAGCCGCGATACGGTGGCCAAGAAGTACCCCCTGAATTACTATTTTCTCTCCCAGACGTTGGCCTCCCAGTTGATGACCGATGACAACGCAAATCACTTCGTCTCCCAGGTCGTGGGAGGCCAAATCGAACAGAGCGATGTGGAGGTGAAGAATGTCACGATCACCTCTATGTCTGAGGAGACTGTTCAGGGAGCCAGAATCGCACGTGGGAATGCCCTGATTACTCTCGACAAGCTCTACTCGCCCCACAACTCGCGGGAGCCGAGAACCGAGCACTGGGCGATGACAGTGACCTATTACCTCAACCCAAAGCAGGTTAGCGATCAGGCGAAGATCTTTCCGCAGTTCGAGACGATCAACCCCCTCGGCTTGACCGTCACCGAGTTTCACGAAAACCGGCTCTCGGTTGATCTGATCGCCCCCGGAACTACCGGACCACTGCAGTCGTTCCCCAGCCAAGTTCCGGCCGGAGGTTCCCGATGA